The Rhizoctonia solani chromosome 1, complete sequence sequence CAACAGTCCGCAAAGTACCAAGACAAGGATAAATCAAACTAGATCTTCAGTACCCCTGCACAATCGGTCATCACAACGCCGGCGGCCATAGACCTCAGTCTAGGCAAAACGCCGCGAGTTACCAAAGAGCATCCGCAGCAGTATTCATCACCAGAAAAAAGCGCCCGGGAATTAAATGAGGATGCAAGACTAACCTTCATCTCCAGATTGGCGAGACGACAAGCTTCCCCGAGCCCGACGACAAGAGTGCTAGGGAGAGTCCCGCTACGTAAGCCGCGCTCCTGACCGCCTCCACTAATGATGGGATCTAGACGAACGCGCGGCCTACGCCGAACGTAAGCAGCACCCACTCCTTTTGGACCATAAATCTTGTGCCCAGATATTGACAAGAGATCAATACCCATGGCATTGACGTCCAAAGGAATCTTGCCGACGGCCTGCGCTGCATCGGTATGGAAATAGACACCGCGATGCTTCCCCACAATGGCTCCAATATCCTTGAGGGGCTGAATTACACCGGTTTCATTATTCACGGCCATTATTGAAACCAGCGAGGTGGTTGGGCGGATAGCTCCTTCTAGAACATTCAAATCGACGACGCCATTTGGTTGTACGGGTAGATACGTTATCTCAAAGCCTTCTTCTGAAAGCTTCCGGCATGAGTCCAAGACACATTTGTGCTCAGTTTGGGTCGTGATAACATGGTTTTTCTTCTCTTTGTTAAACCGTGCCACGCCCTTGATAATCATATTATTAGACTCGGTGGCTCCAGATGTGAAGACGATATCCTTGGACTCGGCACCGATTAGATCGGCTACATGCTATATGTGAGGTATTTGAGTTGGAACGCCATATAAGTGCATCGTATTTGCTCGCCTTCCGCGCTTCGTCCACAGCAGCTTCAGCTTCCCATCCATACGCGTGGGTACGACTATGAGGATTCCCATACTGGTCAGTGTAAAAGGGAAGCATTGAGTCCAATACTCGCGGATCGAGGGGAGTGGTGGCCTGTGAACACGGAACTCAGAATTAGAATCGGAGGAGCTTTTCTTCTAGTTCCATACCTGCATATCCAAATAGATAGGTCTCTCAGTTCCCTGGGTCTTTGCTGGAACCTCGAGCTTGAACCCGAGCATATCTAAATTTATCGTAAGTATTAATCCGGGCTCTTCGATCTGTAGCCTCACCAGCACGGGGCGTAAATTTGTTCTCAAGATCAGCCGAGGGAGGTGTATCTACAACACTGGCCCGTTCTGTACGCGTAGGCTGTACAAACATTCGTCTTGAACCCGATACAATCGGGGGGACTCCACTCTTTCCATTCCGGACAGAGCGCGTCAGTGAGCGAGACACAGAGGATATCATTTCAAGGGCCGTGGAGGGACAGAGCAAGCTCCATGTGCATTAGCGATTTGAATTTACAGTCACATGATTAGATAAAATCCTGGCGCCAATCTTGTTCACATGGCTAAGGTTGACAGGCAACTGGCAAGAACACTGAGAACATGGTTCCTAATTACTGTGGCCTGTTTCCTTTAATGCGCGAGCAATCTTCTTCCAATTCTGTTTAATTATTAGCCAGAAAATCGTTCAAGATTAAATACGGCCCACATACCTTGTGGTCCACCTCTCCAAAATCCGTGTGCGACGCCAACCAGACAAGATAGCGGCCCAACTTCTCTAATTCATGGTCATTCTGAGCTTCGAGTGTGCCATCGAGTTTGAAAGCAGAAATTTTGATTCCCTCTCCAGGATTAAGAACGAAATTCCTACTCTGTGATATTGAGTGTGAGTAAGGCTATAACCTACGGGGTAAGCCAACCTACCAGGTCATCTACATGCGCAGTATTCTGAGGTCCAAACTGTGGGAAATGTTCCCATATTATCCTCAAAGCTATGACTTACTGGGTCAAACAGCTAAAACCCGTGTTTTATTGTGTATTACCTTTCACAGCATGACTAAACGGCTTGCCGTCTCGCGTAGAGAAAACCTTGAACATGGGAACATGGTCCAGGACTATGATGGCGGTATGAAGATTTGTTTTTAGTTCATCATGTACTGGAAAGGCATACCAAAAGATATCTAAACATATTCAGAAGATAAGACGCGGTCTCAGATGTATGCGTTTACCTTGTAGTTGCGACTCTCATCTCCAACCATTCCAAGCTCCACCAACTAGAAACTGACCGTCGCGTTTTCAATAGCATTATAGTATATAAAATCATACCTTTGCCTCAAGCCACGTCCATTTGGTTTGTGACCAAATACAAATGTCGTAGTGCCGATATACTAATTCTAGAAGGACGTTAGCCCTCAGCATGCATGAACGAGTGTTACATTACCCAGGAATTCGTGAAGTCCAGGCCGCGCACACTCTTCCGCTGGTAGCATACCAGATGTTAAAGGCTTAGTGTCCAATAAAGCTGCCAGGGGTAATATTAAAGCTTTACATATCAAGGTTCTTACCAAATATGATACTTACTATAATCCAAATCCAGTACCAGGAGCTTTTTACCAGGCCTAAGTGGGTGCATAACATTGATATTCAAGTTCTTGGTTGCCTCCAATATCTTCCTTATGTTGCGTTTGTCCTGTGCCATGGACTTTGCTTCTGCACTAGCCGCATCAATTTGAAGGTCTAGATCGTTGACAACGTCCGGCAATTGATCTTCAGATATTTCTTTGAATTCTTCGCCAGCCGGAGTTCCCACTAGGGTGAATTTCTTGCCCGGGGAGAACTTCATTTCCGCGCTTTGAGTTAAGCCGTAAGCCTTGGTTTTAGTGTAGAGTTTGATAATACAAATCTTACACCCGAACGGAATCGTCTGGTAATTTCCCCTTGACCAGGCCTAGAATCTTTTGTCGTTCGTTAGGCACACGAGTGAGAGAAAATAGTTTATCTTTCAAGTCAAGTACACTTCAATCATTCAATGTGGTTAATAGTATAAATATCACAATAGTTTAATTACCAACCAATCTGATTCTGCAATCGAGACCGTATACTCCTTTGCGCTCCAGGTAAACTTGAGAGAAATATAAACATCTTCGACGAGTGCTTCAACAGGCGGGTCTGTGGCAGAGTTGATAGATGTGCTTTCCATGTTAACAGAATTGAAGCTGCAAAGTATGTAGAGGTAGCACTAAAAGACGCGTAGCGTTCAACTCGCCAAGGGCTGAATACAAAGAGAGCAAGTAACTAGTGGGCAACAATAAACCAACTGAAATTGAGAAAGTTTGCTTAGAAGTAAAGGGCCCCGGAGTACAAATACAGTATGCAGCTTTCGACGTACTAAAGCAAGTACAGAGGTCGACGTTGTGGTTAAACGCTCAGGTGTAGGAGGAGCTCGGGTCTTGGGCCCTAAGTCAGGCGCTTCGCCCGGCGGCTCCCTCGAACAGATTCTGACCCTAGTTAACCACACACAATAGACCGATATGGCATACAGCTGCTCACTGCCTTGCGACTAGCATCGTGGTGTCATAGATGCCGTATACATCACATGATGATCGTGTAAATCCGCATCAAGAGATATCGATACCCTATCATCTGCTGAAGCCCCCGTCCATTATCCGCCTGGACTCCGCCCCTTCAAAGCTTTGCCCTTGAATAGATGGATTCTTTCTTCAAAAAAGCTCAACAAGCACTCGAGCAGGTCGTAGATAGCCAGAACTCGGGTGGCGGGGACGCAACCAGGGACAAGGTGGAGGATCATCATTTAAACTTCCCGGCCCAGTAGTAGATTGGATTGAGAAGTACGTCGATAGTGCGTGTTGACTTCTTTATTACATCGATGGTAAGCCTAATGTTCTATTCATAAAGCTTTTGCCCCCTCGGTCTCGAGTCAAGTCTCTAGAGAGATCTCTACTTTCCAAGATGCGACCCTACAGTCCCTAGAAAACCACATCAAGGCTGTCTTCGAGGTAAACGCGCAGGCTGGCTCGACATCGATTACTAAAGAGTTCCAGGCGGTTTTTCGAGGAGATTTCTCTATGTTCCAAGGAGGCAACTCATTTAAAGAGTTCATCGCAGCCCGAGAAAGGAGTCAAGATGCTGCCGCAAATCAACACCAAGCTCAATACGGTGCTGGACTTCCTGACTTTAATTATCCCACCCCTCAACAACGGAGCGGAGAGGTAAGCTAAAATTCCGGCTGTTAAGAAATGGAACGTATCAACAATTCATGAGTAGCGTGCGTTGCCGGAATACGGTACCCGAGGTCTCCCTTTCGCCGGAAACCTAGGAAACGTTCTTGGGACTCAATTGGCCTTATTCAATCCacaacaaggacaaggagagACGGTTCCCAGCAGGAGCGAAATGTGTTTCAAGCTGCCTTGAACAAAGTAACAGATTTCGCCAAGTCGGCAGACAATGAAATTGGCGGCAAAGTTGCGACCGTTGCACAAGCCATCAATGGGTTCAACATCGATCCTACGGCCAAAGCACAAGAGTCACCCCGAGATCCGAGAGAAGTGGACAGAGTGTTGACCGATTTGCACGCGCCATTGGCGGATCAACTCACCAACCTGGCGCTCACACAAGTAAAAAACTTCCTCAAAGGTAGCATAACGACCGGGAGCTCGGTCAAGGGGCGATGGAAAGCGTTGGAGGATTAGTGAGGGGATTCATGAACACAGGTGACTCTGGTACTGCCTCGCGCAGTGCGCCAGGGGGTGGCTCGAATCCCGTCCCAGACGCGCCGGGAGGGTTTGTCGGTCTCTTGAGCGAGAAGCTCTCCGATGGTTTGACCGTGAGTTTGACCAACCGCGTATATGCGCGTTCACCTCGGCCTGATCGAGTACTTTAGGTTATTCGTGCGCATACTCGTCAGGATTTCCGTCGAGTTCTAGGGGATATTGAAGAGAAGCTCTTCGATTCGCTGCCTAATGAGATATCCGGTCCCCTTATGGCAGTCCTCGGAGGCAATCCATTCTCTGATGACGAACGACAGCAGCAAGCACGTGGTGGAGGCGGTTTCAATATCCTCGACGAAGTCAAAGACAAACTACGCGTCATTATTGAACGGATTCAGAAAGGACTCCGAGACCGCGTGTTGGAAGTTGTTTCAGGTGGTCACCGAAAGGTAAATATAGCCTTGGCGTTCAACAGGCGGTGTCACTGAGGTAACTGCTTTGTAGCTCGAAGACAAAGCTTGGGGGAACGTCCAAGATGCGATTGTCACCAAAGTCCAGAAGTTTGTTCCAGGTATCCAAGTCA is a genomic window containing:
- a CDS encoding aminotransferase class-V protein, coding for MLVARQVRICSREPPGEAPDLGPKTRAPPTPERLTTTSTSVLALCYLYILCSFNSVNMESTSINSATDPPVEALVEDVYISLKFTWSAKEYTVSIAESDCVLDLKDKLFSLTRVPNERQKILGLVKGKLPDDSVRVAEMKFSPGKKFTLVGTPAGEEFKEISEDQLPDVVNDLDLQIDAASAEAKSMAQDKRNIRKILEATKNLNINVMHPLRPGKKLLVLDLDYTLLDTKPLTSGMLPAEECARPGLHEFLELVYRHYDICIWSQTKWTWLEAKLVELGMVGDESRNYKISFVLDHVPMFKVFSTRDGKPFSHAVKALRIIWEHFPQFGPQNTAHVDDLSRNFVLNPGEGIKISAFKLDGTLEAQNDHELEKLGRYLVWLASHTDFGEVDHKNWKKIARALKETGHKRASVVDTPPSADLENKFTPRADMLGFKLEVPAKTQGTERPIYLDMQATTPLDPRVLDSMLPFYTDQYGNPHSRTHAYGWEAEAAHVADLIGAESKDIVFTSGATESNNMIIKGVARFNKEKKNHVITTQTEHKCVLDSCRKLSEEGFEITYLPVQPNGVVDLNVLEGAIRPTTSLVSIMAVNNETGVIQPLKDIGAIVGKHRGVYFHTDAAQAVGKIPLDVNAMGIDLLSISGHKIYGPKGVGAAYVRRRPRVRLDPIISGGGQERGLRSGTLPSTLVVGLGEACRLANLEMKADHVHVSALSKRLIEGITSRIEHVVRNGDPNGYPGCVNLSFAYVEGESLLMALKDVALSSGSACTSASLEPSYVLRALGAAEDMAHSSLRFGMGRFTTEAEVDFVIEKIVAVVQRLRDMSPLWEMVQEGIDISTIDWGQTQH